Genomic window (Capricornis sumatraensis isolate serow.1 chromosome 1, serow.2, whole genome shotgun sequence):
agaaatgagaCCGAATTGCTGGGCATCTGGGTGAGTCCCCGGTGAGCCAGGGATGAGGGCCATGCTGTGGGCGGCGTGGGGGTGGGCATGGCTGACAGGGCACCCACGAAGGGACAGCTCCTCACAGAGCTGAGACCCCCAAGCTGACCGCACCAGGGGGTCCAATGTGACCCCTGGGTGGCAACGACCCAGAGAGGCCCGCCTCCAGAAGCCCCCTTTCCTGGATCTGCTCTGGGACGCGGGTGTGAGGAGCCAAGGAGGCTCCCCCGGGCTTGGGGCGCGGAGGGGAGGCTCGCAAACCTCCCAGGAACCATATCCGCTGGCTTGGACCTGGCAGAGGAGACGGGAGGACATGGGTCCAAGAGGCCTCCAGGCACTTCTGTCTGTTCACCCTGACACGCGGCTCATCGGTGGACAAAGCCGCCCGCTGTTCAGACCCGCCGGGGGCCTCAGCGGAGCCAGAGGAGGAGAAGCAGCCAGGACGCAAACATGCATGACCTTTCCTGGAGGCTGCCCGCGGCCAAGTGTGCAGACCAGCCCAGCCACCAGCTGGACCTGCTCAGCCGGGGCGGGCTGTGGGCACGGGGCCTGTGGGAGTCCAGCCCTGGGGGAGCCAGGGACTCCGGGATGGGGAGGCGGCGGCCTGAACCTCCGGATCCCTCCCCTGCAGGCCAGCAGCGGGGCAAGGACAGGCCCAAGCTCAGGCAGGCGGGGGTGGCGTCAAGCCTGGAGCTGTCGGGGAGGCTGCCAGCAGGGACAGATGGATGCGATGGACGGAGGgcaaaaataataagaattatGAGTCCAGGTTGGACATGAGGATAAACATTCATTGGAGGGAGAAGTAACCCACAAAACGTACACATTAAAAAAGCTGGTAAGTGCCAACTCCAAGAAAAGCCTTTTTGATGAATTACCCCGTGGCACACTTTCGTCAAACTTCTCTTGCCCGTTTAGCCGCCGCTCCGACGGCCGCTTCCAGACTCATTGCGTGTTGTGGTTCTGCTTTAAGACACGGATTCTGATTGACCATGTGGTCACCATCAAAACAGCATAAAGCTGGcgtgtatctggagaaaactaaaattcaaaagGATGCATGGGCCCCAGTGTTCAGTGCAGCGctatttacagcagccaagacaaggaagccaCCTGTGCCCgtcgacagatgagtggatgagGAAGAGGGCCGCGCACACACAAAGCGTTGCACGGCCACAGAGAGCACGGAGTGATGCCGTCTGCAGCAACAGGGACGGACGGAGAGATGACCACGCTAAGTGAACTCGGTCAGACGGGAAAACACAACATGTGGTGTCGCAAGTGGGGAATCCAATATGAATGGCACGGATGAACTTAAACACGCACAGACTCCGAGACATAGAAAGGAAACTCCTGGCTGCCACGCGGGACAGTGGGCTAGGGTAAACCAGGGGCTTGGGACTAGAGCATACACACTGCTACACACACAATAAGCAGCAGGTCCTTCCGCCCAGCACGAGGAGCTGTGTTCAGTCTGTTGCAACAGCCTACAGGGGAGAAGAGTCTGAACGGAGTGTATACACGCAGCAGCCCCTCTGCTCCGCACCGGAACTCACGCAGCGTTGCAGATCAGCCACATTTCAATTTGAAAAACGTCTCTAATCTTAAAAAAAGCATAAAACTGCGTGGTGAGTTTGCACAGGTACCACTATGAAGAAACTTTGGACAGTGGGGGGTGGCATTTAGACTGGACCTCGACTCTTCACGTTAGGGATGTGTACCGCTTGGCCCCAGACTCACTTCCGGCCTCAGGCAGAACAAAACTCATCTGCCCTCCACGCCCCCCTGCTCACCTTCACATGCTGTGCCCTTGGCCGGGGTCACGGGAGTAGGCAGCCGGTGCTCCCGCCCAGAGGGTGGGAGGAGTCAGCTGAGCTCAGCCCCACAGTGAAGCGACTGTGACCGAACATGCCCCACAATCCCCACACTGCCCATGCCCCCCAGCACGTGGGGGGACAGCTTCTGCTAACTCACAGAGCCCTGCGACCCTGGAGCCctgctggggtgaggaggggccCTGTGGGGTCAGTGCGGGTCCGAGGTGGCGCTGGCACAGGGGGCACCGTCACCCGGCTGCCTTGGCCAAGGGCCTGGGTCATCCACCCTGGCAGCCCCTGATGCCCGGGGAGACGCCCGGAACCCAGGCTCCTTGCTGTCTCCACCTTTTCACAGCCTGGCCGTCATCCTGTCTAGATCTTTGCTCCGTATGGGTCTGGCTGGCTCTTTCTCTAGCTTGTTTGCAGGGCTCTCTGTGGACTCCGTGGGGGGTACTTTGCGGTAAGCTTCTGGGGGCTGCCCTTCCTCCATCTGTGTCCGCACGCCTGTGGGACCCTCCTCTGCGGCACCGAGgccttgccattcctttcttttgTGGGTTTCTACAAGTCCACATTTCATCTTTACGCCTTTTAATCTACCAGGACTTAACTGTATGTGGTGTGAGGTAGGGAGCTACATTCGTACAAGCTCCATTTACTCAGTGTTCTCTTGACAAATGTTGTCACCACCTGTACTCTACCTGTTCAGTTGCAaaagtgtgtctgactctctgtgacctcaaggactgcagcccaccaggcttccctgtccttcattatctcccggagtttgctcaaattcatgtctgctgagtcgttgataccatccaaccatctctttctgtgtcgtccccttctcctcctgccctcaatctttcccagcatcagggtcttttccaatgagtcgactcttcacaccaagtggccaaagtattggagcttcagcttcagcacctgtcctttcaaagaatagtcagtgttgatttcctttaagtctgattggtttgatctccttgcagtccaagggactctcaaagagccttctccaacaccagtttgaaagcgtcaattcttcagcgttcagccttctttatggtccagctctcacatccaggcatgaccactggaaaaaccatggctttgatgGTATgcacttttgtcggcaaagtgaggtctctgctttctaaaccactgtctaggtttgacgtagctgttcttccaaggagcatcttctaatttcctggctgcagtcacactGTCCACTGAGTGTGTGTATCtatgcctggggcttcccaggtggctgagacGGTGAAGAacctggctgcaatgtgggagacctgggtttggtccctgggtcaggaagatcccctggaggaaggcttagcaacccactccagtattcttgcctggagaatcccacggacagaagagcctggcgggctgcagtccacagggttgcaaagagtcggagacgactgagcgataacgctttcacttttatctttgtctgagtgtgtgtatgtctgaGTGCGTGTGTCTGCATGAGggagtctgtgtgtgtatgtgtgtctgagagtgtgtgtgtcagGATGTGTGTCTGAATGTGTGCATCTGACTGAATGTGACTGCGTCTCCGTGTCTGCCTGTGTGTGAATCGGCGTGTGCCCCTGTGCTGTATAAGTGTGTGTCTGAGTGACCGTGtctgtgtgtgggtctgtgtgtctcagtgagtgtatgtatgtgtgcgtgtgtgtgagtgtgtctatatgtgtgcggatgagtgtgtgcctgtgtggtgtgtgtctgagtgactgtgtgtgtgtgtggctcagtGAGTTTCTGAGTGAGGTCTTCATCTGAGTgacttgtgtgtttgtgtgtgtgtctgaatcAGTTCCGTGTGTCTGAATGTGTCTGAATGAGTGTGTGagtacacacacgtgtgcacatgtgTCCATGCGTGTGTCTGTCTTGGTCCCCCCCTCACGTCTGATCCACCGCTGATCTGTGTGGAGCAGAAAGGGGACGTCGAAGTGCCCACTTACAGCGCGTCTTGTCAGGAGCACACGCACCCCCTTAGCTGCATGCTTGTAGTCACGCAGTGGTTGGTGCTGAATCTGAGGTTAAGAAGCCGCTCAGGGACATTCTCTGACGCGAGCCACGTTCTCCCTGGCAGCGAGCGTGTCACCCTGGCGCTGGCATCGCGAGGTTCCCTCACCTAGCCCCCCTCCCCGTGGATGGACCTGCAAAGCCCAGCCTCCAGCCTGGGCAGCCCAGTGATGGCTCGAGGGGCTGAGCGAGGGTTGTTCAGCAACATCAACAATAGTGACCTTTATCTGCTCCACCGCAGAATTGGCCACAGGTTATGGCCAGGAAGGGATTGGTTGACAGTCTCTGCCAAGTTCCGCGGGGACCCTGGGCCGTGGGACATAAAAGGCCGCTGCCTGAGTGGCTGGCACAGCCTCTCTGCACCCAGTGAGTGACCTGTCGGTGGCTGTGCATCCAGAGCCCAGGAGATGAGGGCCCTGCTCTTGACCCTTGGCCTTGTCGCCTCCCTGCAGGCCCAGGATGCTCCGGTCTTGGACGGCTGGACTGAGGATGTGAGGCTCGGATGGAGCTGGGGCAGCTGGAGGGGCCCCTGGGAGAGGCACCAACCCTTGCCCCCGAGGCTGTGGTTAAACTGAGCGACGGGGGTCTGAGACAAGGGCCCGGGTGCCCACGGTCCCGGGGGCCCTGTGGGGCTGGAGCCCACCTGGGGTGGGTCCGGCGAGGGTGCCAGGCATCTgctgagggtgggaggtgggagacgCAAGGTGCTCCAGCCCGGGGGTGAGGCAGAGTCCGGGGCTGATGAGCGGGGCAGGGGTGCTCAGCCTGAGCCCTGACGGTAGGCAGCTCTCTCCAGGTGTCAGGAAAGTGGTATCTGAAGGCCGTGACCACAGACCAGGACGTTCCCGGGAAGAATCAGGAGTCGGTGACGGCCATGACCTTCAGCGTCCTGGAGGGGGGCGACCTGGAGGCCAAAGTCACGTTGCGGTGAGAGCCGCCTCCCGCCTCCCTGCGGACCCCTCCCCACAGCAGGAGAGCGGCATCGGGGGATGGGCAGCCCACACTGGGGTCCGTCCCTACCCCTCAAATGACGCTCAGCCCTGGACAGCTTTGAGGGGCCACTGCCTTACTGGGGACCCCGTGCAGGGACAGGTCCCAGATGGGTGAGTggcggggcagggctgggaggcctGAGCAGCTGCCGCATGAGATGCTGAAGGCCCCGCGGTGCCTGGATTCGGCAGGAGAAGTGCCACGTTCCCGGGGCTGCCTCGGGCCCAGGCCTGCCGGCAGCTGTGGTGGAGCAGGACACGTGGTGcccgggctgggctgggcttccAAGGTGACCACACCCCGGGCATCAGCAGAGCACGGCTTCTGTGTCCTAGGGTTGACGGTCAGTGCCAGGAGACGGGCCTGGTCCTGGAGCAAACCAACGATCCTGGTAGATACACGGCCTGTGAGTCCTGGAGCCCCaggatggggcgggggggggggggggggtgggtccCAGCACGTTTCTGGGGGTGAGCGTTCAGCCAGAGAAGCCCCACTCCTTTCTGACCCCCTCAAGTGCCCGGGGACTCCTCCCACCGGTCAGTCTGCCTGAGAGGTGAGAACAGCTGACGCCGTGTCCAGGTGTGATGGACTCATCCAGAGGGGCTGGCCGGTCCGAGTTCCTGctggagcagagctgaagctcccCCGGCTCTAGCCTCTTTGGACCCCCTGAAGCCCCTGGGATCCGCCCACTGGGTGACCACCTCCCGGGCAGGGCCTCTCCTGGGAGCTGGGGACCCAGGGCCTGGGGGTCTGGCCAGGGTGGAGACCCTGGGCAGGCAGTCCTGGAGGGGCCTGGTTGCTCAGGACCGTGTGCCGCCCTCCGCAGATGGGGGCAAACGCGAGGTGTTCATCTTGCCGTTGCGGGCGCAAGACCACTTCATCCTGTACTGCGAAGGCGAGCTGGATGGACGGCAGATCCGCGTGGCGAGGCTTCTGGGTGAGGGTCCCGCGTCCCAGCCCTGCAAAGCCCCTCCTGCCCCCTTTCCCTGTGCCCTCTGCTCAGGAGAAGCCCCTGAGGAAGCAGCAGGTCCCACGTTGCGGCTCGGTGTCCGTGGGGGACGCGGCAGGCGCAGGATGCCAGCGCCAGTGTCGGGGCGGGCCTGGCTGCTCACTAGGCAACTCCCTGCGGCATCACCCTCGGCTCTGCTCCTCGGGGGTGCCTTCGGTGGGAGAGCGGTGTCTGCATGGAGCCCGAGTGGGAAGGAAATTCCAGCTCCTGGGGCTTCATTACGGGGATGAGGCTCAGGCAGGCATTGGAGCATCAGGCCCTTCCTGCCCGCGGACAGGAGGTCCCACTGGTCACGGAGGGTCCCTGTGGCCAGGAGCAGAGCGGGCGTcagctcaggggctggcatggactCCCTCCCAGCAGACCTTCCATCCTCGGGGCGTTTGCCGAGGGCACTTCCTACCCCGCTGAGGCCGGCTGCGTGGGTGCCCCATGCCCCCGAGACTCCTGGGCGGACCTGTTTCTCCAGCCTGGCTCTCCGCCCGGCCCAGGGCCTGTGGGTCCAGCCCTCTGGCCAAGGCGGCCGCTCACTCTGTGGCCCGAGGCGGCCACTTGCCCCCCCAGGCCGGGACCGAGGTGGCCACTCTTGGTTGTACCCTTCACCCCCCTGTCCATCTTCTGGTTTCACCGACAGGAAGAAACCCGGAGAACAGCCCGGAGGCCTGGGAGGAATTCACGGAGTTCGCAAAAGCCAAAAAG
Coding sequences:
- the LOC138090584 gene encoding lipocalin-1-like, which gives rise to MRALLLTLGLVASLQAQDAPVLDGWTEDVSGKWYLKAVTTDQDVPGKNQESVTAMTFSVLEGGDLEAKVTLRVDGQCQETGLVLEQTNDPGRYTAYGGKREVFILPLRAQDHFILYCEGELDGRQIRVARLLGRNPENSPEAWEEFTEFAKAKKLNLEIFRPLQSETCSPRGN